In Pseudomonas abieticivorans, the genomic window CTTTTTGCTTGGCCAGTGCCGCGCCTTGGGTATCACCTTGCTTGGCACGGGCCTGGGCAATCGTCGTCCACAAGCTGCTTTGCAGGTCTGGGCGGCCGTTGGCGTAAGTCAGCGCACGCTGGGCAAACTGCTCGGCCTGGGCGCCATCACCTTGAGCCAGGCGTACCTGGGCCAGGCGATAAAGCACTTGCGGCTCGCGCGGGGCGATGCGCTGGGCACGTTCCAGGCTCGATGAGGCACCGTTGAGGTCACCGCTGCCCTGCTGTTGCTGGGCGGTGGTGAGCAAGGCCAATACCGGGCCATCCAACTGCTCGTCAGCCGACAGGCCGCCACTGGCCGCGTTACTGCGCGGGATACCGGTAGGGCTGGTGCTGTTGCTGGTTTGCGGCATGCTGTAGTTGCTGACCGGCGCTGGCGCACTGTTGTACGTGGACGTGCTGATCGGGGCCGAGTTCGTTGGGCCCGGGGTAATCGGCCCGGTGCTGATCGGCGCGCTGGTGCTGGCCGGTGCGGCGAACGTCATCGGTGCCTCGCCACCGCCTTGCGGCATGACCGTCACGCCAGAGTCTTGCGGCACGGCCTGGGGCGCTTGGCGCTGGGTAGCGTAGGCGCCGCGATTGGCCTGCACCCGCTCGCTGTTGGAAACGCGGCTGCCCGAGTCCACCACCGGGATCGAACCGCTGGGCACCGTGGAGCAGCCGTTAAGCAGGGCCATGGCCGTTAAAGCAGGAAACCACCACTTGTTCAATTCGATTCCTCTCACATGATTCAATCGGGCGTGCTCAGTTCAGCCAGCCCTTGACCCAATCCATCACCCCTTCGGCAGGGGCCTGGCCACCACCGCAGGCGGCGCCCGCGGCGGGTTCACTGCCA contains:
- a CDS encoding tetratricopeptide repeat protein, whose protein sequence is MNKWWFPALTAMALLNGCSTVPSGSIPVVDSGSRVSNSERVQANRGAYATQRQAPQAVPQDSGVTVMPQGGGEAPMTFAAPASTSAPISTGPITPGPTNSAPISTSTYNSAPAPVSNYSMPQTSNSTSPTGIPRSNAASGGLSADEQLDGPVLALLTTAQQQQGSGDLNGASSSLERAQRIAPREPQVLYRLAQVRLAQGDGAQAEQFAQRALTYANGRPDLQSSLWTTIAQARAKQGDTQGAALAKQKAASGG